A genomic stretch from Microbacterium proteolyticum includes:
- a CDS encoding alpha-E domain-containing protein, whose translation MLSRIAESLFWIGRYIERSDGTARILDVHLQLLLEDPWIDEDTACRSLLSVMGSAWPENVDTVRRDDVLARLAVDRMNPSSIAYSLTAARENARRAREIVSTELWEILNTTNSRMPRRLQTDKVHEFFQWVRERAALAIGIVDSSTNRDEAWQFFTLGRSIERTDMTARLLATRSLTEVSGPSWTTILRSCGAYEAYLRTYRGMPSARNAAEFLLLDRLFPRSIIYSIQRAEDCMSAIDPRADRVGHSNTVLRALGQIRNDLEYRPVSDVLTDLPEHMQRVQTVTREASEAIRSRFFPTQAEPSWIGEIS comes from the coding sequence ATGCTGAGCCGGATCGCCGAGAGCCTGTTCTGGATCGGACGCTACATCGAGCGCAGCGACGGCACCGCGCGCATCCTCGACGTGCACCTCCAGCTGCTCCTCGAGGATCCCTGGATCGACGAGGACACCGCGTGCCGGTCGCTGCTGAGCGTCATGGGGTCGGCCTGGCCCGAGAACGTCGACACGGTGCGCCGCGACGACGTGCTCGCCCGCCTCGCCGTCGACCGCATGAACCCGTCGAGCATCGCGTACTCGCTCACGGCTGCACGTGAGAACGCCCGCCGTGCCCGCGAGATCGTCTCGACCGAGCTCTGGGAGATCTTGAACACCACCAATTCCCGGATGCCGCGGCGGTTGCAGACCGACAAGGTGCACGAGTTCTTCCAGTGGGTGCGCGAGCGCGCAGCCCTGGCGATCGGCATCGTCGACTCCTCGACGAACCGCGACGAGGCCTGGCAGTTCTTCACCCTCGGGCGCAGCATCGAGCGCACCGACATGACCGCACGGCTCCTCGCCACGCGGTCGCTCACCGAGGTGTCGGGCCCGTCGTGGACGACGATCCTGCGCTCCTGCGGCGCGTACGAGGCGTACCTCCGCACGTATCGGGGGATGCCGAGCGCCCGCAACGCCGCCGAGTTTCTCTTGCTCGACCGGCTGTTCCCGCGCTCGATCATCTACTCGATCCAGCGCGCAGAGGACTGCATGAGTGCGATCGATCCCCGGGCAGACCGGGTCGGCCACTCGAACACGGTGCTGCGCGCCCTCGGGCAGATCCGCAACGACCTCGAGTACCGCCCGGTCAGCGATGTGCTCACCGATCTGCCCGAGCACATGCAGCGCGTGCAGACCGTCACACGGGAGGCCTCGGAGGCGATCCGTTCGCGCTTCTTCCCGACCCAGGCCGAGCCCAGCTGGATCGGGGAGATCTCATGA
- a CDS encoding transglutaminase family protein has product MKRLRIEHQTGFIYPGDVSASYNEARMLPHSTENQFVLSSSLDIEPSTSVNQYVDYFGTRVAAFDVLSPHAALMITARSLVEVRPRPIEHADITWEQLADEASRSIATVEQLTQTRRTIPHPEVAELARTIAAQHDRPGPAAHAIAEAIGDAIDYMQGVTGVHSTAVDAWEARKGVCQDIAHIAIGALREVGIPARYVSGYLHPKPSAEVGEAVTGESHAWVEWFAGDWQGFDPTNNIEIGDRHVLVGRGRDYNDVPPLRGVYAGPGRSNLKVKVTITRET; this is encoded by the coding sequence ATGAAGCGCCTGCGCATCGAACACCAGACCGGTTTCATCTACCCGGGCGACGTCTCGGCGTCGTACAACGAAGCGCGTATGCTTCCGCACTCGACCGAGAACCAGTTCGTGCTGAGTTCGTCGCTCGACATCGAGCCGTCGACCTCCGTGAACCAGTACGTCGACTACTTCGGTACGCGGGTCGCGGCGTTCGACGTGCTGTCGCCGCACGCGGCGCTCATGATCACGGCGCGGTCGCTCGTCGAGGTGCGCCCGCGACCCATCGAGCACGCCGACATCACGTGGGAGCAGCTGGCCGACGAGGCGTCACGCTCGATCGCGACCGTCGAGCAGCTCACGCAGACGCGCCGCACGATCCCGCATCCCGAGGTCGCCGAGCTCGCTCGCACGATCGCCGCGCAGCACGACCGTCCCGGTCCCGCTGCGCACGCCATCGCCGAGGCGATCGGCGATGCGATCGACTACATGCAGGGCGTCACGGGTGTGCATTCGACCGCGGTCGACGCGTGGGAGGCGCGCAAGGGCGTCTGCCAGGACATCGCGCACATTGCGATCGGGGCGCTGCGCGAGGTCGGCATCCCGGCCCGTTACGTGTCGGGCTACCTGCACCCCAAGCCCTCCGCCGAGGTCGGCGAAGCGGTGACGGGCGAGTCGCATGCCTGGGTGGAATGGTTCGCGGGTGACTGGCAGGGCTTCGACCCCACCAACAACATCGAGATCGGCGACCGACACGTGCTCGTGGGCCGCGGCCGCGACTACAACGACGTGCCGCCGCTCCGCGGGGTCTACGCCGGACCGGGCCGCAGCAACCTCAAGGTGAAGGTGACGATCACCCGCGAGACGTAG